A genome region from Perca fluviatilis chromosome 20, GENO_Pfluv_1.0, whole genome shotgun sequence includes the following:
- the LOC120549293 gene encoding anionic trypsin-like: MGGITPVCLLLLLWAGVTVSSVLDLQKRIVGGQECDKTDRLYHVKLIWRNGNRRSLCGGSLISNQWILTALHCWEDGPGWTVTAVVGVHPGPGTEEKIIDYDIYHPDHDFMLLKLKNPTTTIHPVQLPDCTAPPRVPLGKEVQIAGYAATTKAPNAVPSTTLQCAKTTVAIYSTLSQMHVFYGRDITELPKVATCPGDSGGGVVYNNRIYGVIIGETIKKAVGCVRPVFVDVCEYITWIKPSINGPKRCLMCG; this comes from the exons ATGGGTGGCATAACTCCTGTGTGTCTTCTTCTTTTGCTGTGGGCTG GTGTCACAGTGagctcagtcctggatctgcAGAAGAGAATCGTTGGAGGTCAAGAATGTGATAAGACTGATCGTCTGTACCATGTGAAGTTGATATGGAGAAACGGTAACCGTAGATCCCTCTGTGGTGGATCTCTGATCAGTAACCAGTGGATTCTGACTGCACTTCACTGCTGGGAGGATGGGCCAGGATG GACTGTGACAGCAGTTGTAGGTGTGCATCCAGGTCCAGGAACAGAAGAAAAAATCATAGACTATGACATCTATCATCCTGACCATGACTTCATGCTGCTGAAGCTAAAGAACCCTACTACTACTATTCACCCTGTACAACTTCCTGACTGTACAGCTCCGCCTCGTGTGCCTCT AGGGAAGGAAGTTCAGATTGCAGGTTATGCAGCTACAACTAAAGCTCCTAACG CTGTTCCATCAACTACCCTCCAATGTGCTAAGACTACGGTTGCCATCTATTCAACTTTGTCACAAATGCACGTATTCTACGGCCGAGATATTACAGAGCTCCCTAAAGTGGCTACATGTCCA GGTGACTCTGGTGGAGGAGTGGTGTACAATAACAGGATATATGGTGTCATTATTGGTGAAACAATTAAAAAAGCAGTAGGCTGTGTTCGACCTGTATTTGTGGACGTCTGTGAATACATCACCTGGATCAAACCCAGTATTAATGGCCCAAAGAGATGTCTAATGTGTGGTTAA